Below is a genomic region from Microbispora sp. ZYX-F-249.
ACCGAGGCCGTGCGGCGCAAGCCCTACTCCGTGGTGCTCTTCGACGAGATCGAGAAGGCACACACGGACGTGTTCAACACCCTGCTGCAGGTGCTGGACGACGGGCGGCTCACCGACGCCCAGGGGCGCACGGTCGACTTCCGCAACACCGTGATCATCATGACGTCCAACATCGGCTCGCACTACCTCAGCGAGAAGGCGGCCCCGTCGGGCGAGATCGACCCGGAGGTGCGCGAGATGGTCATGGCGGAGCTGCGCGCCCGCTTCCGCCCCGAGTTCCTCAACCGCATCGACGACATCGTGCTGTTCAAGCCGCTCACCGAGACCGAGATCGAGCAGATCGTCACGCTGATGTTCAACGACATCAGAGCGCGGCTCGCCGAGCGCAGGATGACGCTCGAGATCAGCCCGGAGGCGGTCCGCCACATCGCCGAGCGCGGGTTCGACCCGATCTACGGAGCCCGCCCGCTGCGGCGTTACCTCGCCCGCGAGGTGGAGACCCGGGTCGCGCGGGCGCTGGTCGCCGGCGACGTCCGCGACGGCGCGACCATCCGGGTGGAACTGTCCGGCGGCGAGATCGTGGTCGCGTACGAGAACCCGGAGGGCTGACCGATGCCGCCGAAGGTCGTGGAGTCGAGCGTCGTCCGGTGCCCGCACTGCGGCCGGAACAACCGCCTGCCCAAGACGGGGGCGGGAGCGCCGCGCTGTGGCGAGTGCCGCGAGTCGCTGCCCTGGGTGGTGGACGCGGGAGACGAGGACTTCGCCCAGGTCGCCGAGGCGGCGCGGATACCGGTCGTCGTCGACTTCTGGGCGTCCTGGTGTGGGCCCTGCCGCATGGTGAGCCCGGCGCTCCAGCAGGTCGCCACCGAGCTGGCCGGGCGGATCAAGCTGGTGAAGGTGAACATCGACGAGGCGCCCGAGACATCGCGGCGCTTCGACGTGCAGGCCGTGCCGACGCTCGTCGTCCTCCGGCTGGGACGGGTCGTGGCCCAACAGGCCGGTGCGGCGCCCGCACCCGTGCTGCGGAAGTGGGTCGGCGATGCGCTGGCCGGATGAGCTCACCGAGTCGCCCGATCTGCAGGGCGCCTACCCCCGGCTGAGCGATGTGCAGATGCGGACTCTGGCCGCCCACGGCGAGCGTCGCCCGGCTCACCGGGACGACGTGCTGTTCGCGGAGGGCGACCCGTGCGCCGCCTTCTTCGTCGTACTGAGCGGCAAGGTGGCGACCGTGAAGGGGTACGGAGTCGACGATCAGGTGATCAGGGTCCACGGCGCGGGCCGGTTCCTGGGCGAGCTCAACGTGCTCACCGGCCAGGCCAGCTTCATAACCGCCGTGGTGGCGGAGGACGGCGAGGTGCTGGCCGTGCCCGTGGACGAGCTCCGCCGGCTGGTCGCCGGCGACGAGATCCTGGGCGACCTCGTCCTGCGCGCCTACCTGATCCGCCGCTCGATGCTCATCGGACTGGGGGCCGGTTTCCGGATCGTGGGCTCCCGCTACTCGCCGGACTGCCGGCGGCTGCGGGAGTTCGCGGCGCGCAACCGGCTGCCGCACCGGTGGATCGACCTGGAGCAGGACGCCGAGGTCGAGCGCTTCCTGCGGCGGATGGGCGTCACCCCGGCGGAGACACCGGTCGTGATCTGGCGCGGCGAGCTGGTGCTGCGCAACCCCACCAACGCGGAGCTGGCCAGGGCGATCGGCCTCCCGGCGCCCAGCGCGCGGGAGACGGTGTGCGACCTGCTCATCGTCGGAGCCGGGCCGGCCGGCCTGGCCGCCGCGGTCTACGGCGCCTCCGAGGGGCTCGCCACGGTCGTCCTCGACAGCGTCGCCCTGGGCGGCCAGGCGGGCACCTCGTCGCGGATCGAGAACTATCTGGGCTTTCCCGCCGGGATCTCCGGTGGCGAGCTGGCCGAGCGGGCGATGATCCAGGCCCGCAAGTTCGGCGCGGAGCTCTGCGTCCCGGCGGAGGCGTGCACGCTGCGAGAGCACGAAGGCCATCACCTCGTCACCCTGAAGGAGGGCACGACGGTCCACGCGCGCACGCTGCTCATCGTGACAGGCGTCCGCTACCGGAGGCTTGACGTGCCGGACCTGGAGAGGTTCGAGGCGACCAGCGTCTACTACGCGGCCACCGCGTTCGAGGCGCAGATGTGCAGCCGGGACCCGGTCGTCGTCGTGGGCGGGGGCAACTCGGCCGGCCAGGCCGCGCTGTTCCTCGCCCACCGCGTCTCCTCCGTCCGCCTGCTCGTACGCGACGGCGAGCTGACCAGGAACATGTCCCGCTACCTGGCGGTCGAGATCGAACAGCACCCCGGCATTCAGGTGATGACGAACACCGAGGTCCGGCGGCTGGTCGGGCGGGAGACGCTCGATGCGGTCGTCGTCGAGCACAACGTCACGGGGGAGCGGTTCACCGTCGAGGCCCGCGCGATGTTCGTCTTCATCGGTGCGGAGCCGTACACCCGATGGCTGGCCGACGAGGTCGCACTCGACTCCCGGGGATACATCTTCACCGGGCTGGACGCCGCTCGTTCCGGCAGGAAGGGCGTGCCGGACTCCGCGGGCCGGCCGTTCCCGCTGGAGACCAGCAGGGCGGGGGTGTTCGCGGCCGGCGACGTGCGGAACGGATCGATCAAACGGGTCGCGTCGGCCGTCGGCGAGGGCGCGATGGCCGTGCGCCTCGTGCACGAACACCTTCAGCCGAGGGGCTGAGCCGCCCACGCGGGGGAGGAAGGGGACTGGCGATGGCAGAAGTGATGGCGGTGCCGAGGTTCGAGCGGTTCTTCAGGACGGCGGCGGGCCTCGACGTCGACAAGGAGGATCTCCGGCGCTACAGCGACTTCGTGAACCAGAAGCTGCACGACCTGCTGGTGATCGGCGAGGCCCACGCGAAGGCGAACGTCCGGGACATCATCGAGCCCTGGGACCTGCCCATCACCAAGGGCCTCCAGGAGAGCATCCACCGGTTCCGCGACCTCGACGAGGACATCGAGCTGAAGCCCATCCTGGAGCAGCTCGCGGCGTTGCCTCCGCTCGACCTGTCCATCGGCGAGGAGGTGAGGGAACGGCTGCCCGAGATCGTCGGCGGGCTGTCGCTGGCGCTGGCGCGCACGTTCACCATCCTCGATCCCGGCCTGAAGAATCCGAGGACCGAGCAGTGGGAACGCGTGATCCGCCTTTTCGAGCTGCTGCTCTAGAAGCGAGGACATCATGAAGGCAGTCGTATACGAGGGACCCCGGCAGGTGGGCGTCAAGGACGTGCCGGACGCGCGGATAGAGATGCCCACCGACGTCCTGGTCCGTGTCACCACGACCAACATCTGCGGCTCCGACCTGCATATGTACGAAGGCCGGACCGACCTGGAGCCGGGCCGTGTCCTCGGCCACGAGAACCTCGGCGAGGTGGTCGAGGTGGGGCCGGGAGTAGTACGCGTCCGCGTCGGCGACATGGTCTGCGTGCCGTTCAACGTCGCGTGCGGCTTCTGCGCCAACTGCGAGAGAGGCCTGACCGCCTTCTGCCTCACCACCAACCCGGAGCCGGGGGTGGACGGGGCCGCTTACGGCTTCGCGGACATGGGCCCGTACAACGGCGGCCAGGCCGAGCTGCTGCGCGTGCCGTTCGGCGACTTCAACTGCCTGGTCCTGCCGGACGACGCGCGGGAGAGGCAGACCGACTACGTCATGCTGGCCGACATCTGGCCCACCGGCTGGCACGCGACCCAGCTCGCCTGTGTGCAGGCCGGCGACTCGGTCGTGATCTACGGGGCAGGGCCGGTCGGCCTGATGGCCGCCTACTCCGCGACGTTCAAGAGCGCGGGCATGGTGATGGTCGTGGACCGCCACCCGGACCGGCTGGCCAAGGCCGAGGAGATCGGGGCGATCCCGATCGACGACTCCAAGACGTCGCCGGTCGACCAGGTCATGGAGCTCACGCATGGCAGGGGCGCCGACCGGGGCTGCGAGTGCGTGGGCTTCCAGGCACACGACCCCCAGGGACACGAGCATCCCAACATGACGCTGAACAACCTCGTCAAGTCGGTGAGGTTCGCCGGGACGATCGGGGTCGTGGGCGTGTTCATCCCTATGGATCCCGGCAGCCCCGACGACCTCTACAAGCAGGGCGAGATCGCCTTCGACTACGGGATGTTCTGGTTCAAGGGCCAGACCATGGGCAACGGTCAGTGCAACGTCAAGAACTACAACCGGCAGCTCTGCACCCTCATCCACGAGGGGAAGGCCCGGCCGTCGTGGGTCGTCTCACACGAGCTGGATCTGGACGACGCGCCCGGCGGCTACGAGCACTTCGACCAGCGGGATGCCGGATGGACCAAGGTTGTCCTGCATCCCGCCGGCATCGGCTGACCCTCTCGTGGCGGCCGCGGGCCTCGCGGTCCGACCGCTGTGGCAGTGAGGGGGACGCGCCATGCGCATGCCGGACGCCCGCTGGCTCAAGCAGAGGCTGCACGACGCCTTCAACAGGCACGATCTGGACGAGGTGATCCAGTGTCACAGTCAGGACGCGGTCCTGGTGACCCCGGCGGGCGTCGCGGAGGGGCATGAGCAGATCGCCTGCTACTACGAAGACCTGTTCAGGGGCTTCCCCGACATGCGCATGACG
It encodes:
- a CDS encoding glutathione-independent formaldehyde dehydrogenase; its protein translation is MKAVVYEGPRQVGVKDVPDARIEMPTDVLVRVTTTNICGSDLHMYEGRTDLEPGRVLGHENLGEVVEVGPGVVRVRVGDMVCVPFNVACGFCANCERGLTAFCLTTNPEPGVDGAAYGFADMGPYNGGQAELLRVPFGDFNCLVLPDDARERQTDYVMLADIWPTGWHATQLACVQAGDSVVIYGAGPVGLMAAYSATFKSAGMVMVVDRHPDRLAKAEEIGAIPIDDSKTSPVDQVMELTHGRGADRGCECVGFQAHDPQGHEHPNMTLNNLVKSVRFAGTIGVVGVFIPMDPGSPDDLYKQGEIAFDYGMFWFKGQTMGNGQCNVKNYNRQLCTLIHEGKARPSWVVSHELDLDDAPGGYEHFDQRDAGWTKVVLHPAGIG
- the trxA gene encoding thioredoxin; translated protein: MPPKVVESSVVRCPHCGRNNRLPKTGAGAPRCGECRESLPWVVDAGDEDFAQVAEAARIPVVVDFWASWCGPCRMVSPALQQVATELAGRIKLVKVNIDEAPETSRRFDVQAVPTLVVLRLGRVVAQQAGAAPAPVLRKWVGDALAG
- a CDS encoding FAD-dependent oxidoreductase; the encoded protein is MRWPDELTESPDLQGAYPRLSDVQMRTLAAHGERRPAHRDDVLFAEGDPCAAFFVVLSGKVATVKGYGVDDQVIRVHGAGRFLGELNVLTGQASFITAVVAEDGEVLAVPVDELRRLVAGDEILGDLVLRAYLIRRSMLIGLGAGFRIVGSRYSPDCRRLREFAARNRLPHRWIDLEQDAEVERFLRRMGVTPAETPVVIWRGELVLRNPTNAELARAIGLPAPSARETVCDLLIVGAGPAGLAAAVYGASEGLATVVLDSVALGGQAGTSSRIENYLGFPAGISGGELAERAMIQARKFGAELCVPAEACTLREHEGHHLVTLKEGTTVHARTLLIVTGVRYRRLDVPDLERFEATSVYYAATAFEAQMCSRDPVVVVGGGNSAGQAALFLAHRVSSVRLLVRDGELTRNMSRYLAVEIEQHPGIQVMTNTEVRRLVGRETLDAVVVEHNVTGERFTVEARAMFVFIGAEPYTRWLADEVALDSRGYIFTGLDAARSGRKGVPDSAGRPFPLETSRAGVFAAGDVRNGSIKRVASAVGEGAMAVRLVHEHLQPRG
- a CDS encoding DUF1931 family protein encodes the protein MAEVMAVPRFERFFRTAAGLDVDKEDLRRYSDFVNQKLHDLLVIGEAHAKANVRDIIEPWDLPITKGLQESIHRFRDLDEDIELKPILEQLAALPPLDLSIGEEVRERLPEIVGGLSLALARTFTILDPGLKNPRTEQWERVIRLFELLL